The following proteins are co-located in the Pseudomonadota bacterium genome:
- a CDS encoding HDOD domain-containing protein: MTPKKTNRIIDVDSLPTLPSVAIEAIRLMEGEDSSFESIADLLKNDQVLTGRILHYANSAYVGAQRKITSNAQAISLLGFNSVRSIILSVSIFDCFKGQFSEHRDKLVNFWLHSIGVAVTAEALAEKLGFPSPEEAYIAGLLHDLGKLAIYIQFPSEFEEICLEIDRKGAYALQGNLPLDIEYAKLGFNHIDAGKQIADCWRIPESLGKVMWLHHQPVFETIEPETANLSKLIRFADVLCVTHNIGSSYFLASGTQCHEHFHYALENLLLHHHFTSNDLLEIIEEVSGKVKDVGSVLGFWDEDEYRKLISSANVSLGRMSMYLEKNNRQLEEMNLVCGATCEMTRRLKPGVSLEAAAEVVVDSVIKAFGVERCLCMLRDPEACAYVGRFSDGRKMHTLNIPAHLSEMKKKFSGRGKISEIESEAIERLEQTAIDLSKGAILESGVINMVAGSNFLATFFVSDNKSGMSEDHIFGELIVDFSEDLDIRGSSLESLKTNFETIALAAGNAIERLILEKDLTRQTQEMAATSRKMEESQHQLFHSHRLATVGRLAAGAAHEINNPLTIISLNIQILERMLAKQKDEQPEIVDRLKIISEQEERISKIIQDLMGYARPTEPQFCQASVGNIINKVLSVIGDRVSMKDVKVENQIPEDMAMVMVDPLQIEQVFMNLMINANHAMPAGGKIILSAEINDGLVNVIVADTGEGISKENLGKIFDPFFTTKKEGEGTGLGLAICHSIVEHNGGYMRVKSEVGVGTTFIIALPVDKSSRLQKMKRALGRKDSDATAVPEKCRILVIDDERFINDMLQENLKSVGYEVDGAYDGVEGIGLLRFKRYHLVLLDIRMPRKDGLEVLKFVTEEFPDLKVVIITGLASKEEVAETVRHGAYACLKKPFKLERVLETVSAALKDVCSTYMDE, encoded by the coding sequence ATGACGCCTAAAAAAACGAACCGGATCATAGATGTTGACAGTCTCCCGACTTTGCCTTCCGTGGCTATTGAAGCAATCCGGCTTATGGAAGGCGAAGATTCAAGTTTTGAATCAATCGCTGATCTGTTAAAAAATGATCAGGTGCTGACCGGCAGAATTCTCCATTATGCGAATTCCGCTTATGTCGGTGCCCAGCGAAAAATTACATCCAACGCGCAGGCTATATCTCTTCTCGGCTTTAATTCAGTCCGCAGCATTATTCTTTCCGTATCGATTTTTGATTGTTTCAAAGGGCAGTTTTCAGAACACCGGGACAAGCTGGTGAATTTCTGGTTGCACTCCATCGGGGTTGCAGTCACTGCCGAAGCTCTTGCAGAAAAGCTTGGATTTCCATCGCCTGAGGAGGCTTATATTGCCGGGTTGCTTCATGATCTTGGCAAATTAGCGATCTATATTCAATTTCCCAGTGAGTTTGAAGAAATCTGCCTGGAGATTGACCGGAAAGGTGCCTATGCCTTACAAGGAAATCTGCCCCTTGATATTGAATATGCAAAACTTGGATTCAATCACATTGATGCCGGCAAGCAAATCGCCGATTGCTGGCGGATTCCTGAATCACTCGGAAAGGTCATGTGGCTGCATCATCAGCCGGTTTTTGAAACCATAGAACCTGAAACCGCAAACCTTTCCAAGTTGATCCGATTTGCCGATGTTCTTTGTGTTACCCATAATATCGGTTCAAGCTATTTCCTGGCAAGCGGCACCCAATGTCATGAGCATTTTCATTATGCGCTGGAAAATCTTCTGCTGCATCATCATTTTACTTCCAATGATTTGTTGGAAATAATCGAAGAGGTCTCAGGGAAAGTCAAGGATGTCGGCAGTGTTCTCGGTTTCTGGGATGAAGATGAGTACCGGAAGCTTATCAGTTCCGCCAATGTTAGCCTCGGCAGGATGAGCATGTACCTGGAAAAGAACAACCGACAGCTTGAGGAAATGAATCTGGTCTGCGGTGCTACATGCGAAATGACCCGCAGGTTGAAACCAGGCGTTTCTCTGGAGGCGGCGGCGGAAGTGGTTGTTGATTCGGTTATAAAGGCTTTCGGGGTTGAGCGGTGCCTCTGCATGTTACGTGACCCGGAGGCTTGCGCCTATGTCGGGAGATTTTCTGACGGCAGGAAGATGCACACCTTGAATATTCCTGCGCATCTTTCTGAAATGAAAAAGAAATTTTCTGGCAGGGGCAAGATCTCAGAAATTGAAAGCGAGGCGATTGAACGCCTTGAACAGACGGCCATTGACTTATCCAAAGGCGCTATCTTAGAGTCAGGGGTTATAAATATGGTCGCAGGTTCGAATTTTTTAGCGACTTTTTTTGTTTCGGATAATAAATCAGGAATGTCGGAAGATCATATTTTCGGCGAATTGATCGTTGATTTTTCCGAGGACCTTGATATCCGTGGCAGCAGCCTTGAATCTTTAAAAACGAATTTTGAAACCATTGCCCTTGCCGCTGGAAACGCCATTGAACGTCTGATCCTTGAAAAGGATCTCACCCGGCAGACCCAGGAAATGGCCGCCACTTCCCGGAAAATGGAGGAAAGCCAGCATCAGCTTTTCCATTCGCATCGCCTGGCGACGGTGGGCAGGCTTGCAGCTGGCGCCGCCCATGAAATCAACAACCCTTTAACAATCATCTCGTTGAATATTCAGATCCTTGAGCGCATGCTTGCAAAGCAGAAGGATGAGCAACCCGAAATAGTTGACCGACTCAAAATTATTTCCGAGCAGGAGGAAAGGATATCCAAGATTATCCAGGACCTCATGGGCTATGCGCGTCCCACTGAACCCCAGTTCTGCCAGGCATCGGTGGGCAATATCATCAATAAGGTTTTATCGGTGATCGGTGACCGTGTTTCCATGAAAGATGTGAAGGTGGAGAATCAGATCCCGGAGGATATGGCGATGGTGATGGTTGATCCTCTGCAGATCGAGCAGGTTTTCATGAATTTGATGATCAATGCCAACCATGCGATGCCCGCCGGCGGGAAGATTATTCTTTCCGCTGAAATCAATGATGGATTGGTAAACGTTATTGTTGCAGACACCGGGGAGGGAATATCCAAAGAAAATCTCGGGAAGATATTCGATCCATTTTTCACCACCAAGAAGGAAGGCGAGGGCACCGGCCTCGGCCTGGCAATCTGTCATTCCATTGTCGAACATAACGGCGGATATATGCGGGTCAAAAGCGAAGTCGGAGTGGGTACGACATTTATCATCGCCCTGCCCGTGGACAAGAGCAGCAGGCTGCAGAAAATGAAACGGGCCCTGGGTCGAAAAGATTCGGATGCAACGGCTGTCCCTGAAAAATGTCGCATACTGGTAATCGATGATGAAAGGTTCATCAATGACATGCTGCAGGAAAATCTTAAATCCGTAGGGTATGAAGTAGACGGGGCCTATGACGGGGTTGAAGGTATCGGCTTGCTGCGGTTTAAGAGATATCACCTTGTTCTCCTGGATATCCGGATGCCCAGAAAAGACGGGCTTGAGGTATTGAAATTTGTCACAGAAGAATTTCCGGACTTGAAAGTGGTGATTATTACCGGGCTGGCCTCAAAGGAAGAAGTTGCAGAGACCGTCCGTCACGGTGCCTATGCATGTTTGAAAAAACCCTTCAAACTGGAAAGGGTATTGGAAACGGTGAGTGCGGCACTCAAAGATGTGTGTTCCACGTATATGGATGAATAG
- a CDS encoding zf-HC2 domain-containing protein, with protein sequence MECTKIQHQFSDFFESDLNAEESSSVKEHLDSCSQCAEEWKYFRDTLHLLHSIEPEPVPRGMLAGIHAKLEKKNMLLRFLLWFRHANPTMTIPAAATTIVIAFTCMALYKTVLQEKPFMENQSIPKQNIAQKPGDGPSITVADATPYSGGNNPLQNFSIYNGPAEQYPGFFQNNITPHGLAFAPDISFASTGRSARGIYQRPGNHLLNRYVNNFLGSDSTNHVPPDLLITVQATNQRPPTKLYHSLLAEKTWNPRVLDGNLLILFLPPEDLPHLQLSLKNYHVQVSPPGAQAILSSYNRDIIRVAILIK encoded by the coding sequence ATGGAATGCACAAAAATTCAGCATCAATTTTCAGATTTTTTCGAAAGCGACTTAAATGCAGAGGAATCGTCCTCCGTAAAAGAGCATCTCGATTCCTGCTCCCAATGCGCAGAGGAATGGAAATATTTCAGGGACACTCTCCATCTCCTTCACTCCATTGAACCGGAACCGGTCCCAAGGGGTATGCTTGCCGGCATCCATGCGAAACTCGAAAAGAAAAATATGCTCCTGCGCTTCCTCCTTTGGTTCCGACATGCCAATCCCACCATGACCATCCCTGCCGCGGCCACAACTATCGTTATTGCGTTTACCTGCATGGCCCTTTATAAAACCGTGCTTCAGGAAAAGCCTTTCATGGAAAACCAATCCATCCCGAAGCAGAATATCGCTCAGAAACCAGGCGACGGACCATCCATCACTGTTGCAGATGCGACCCCTTATTCCGGCGGCAACAACCCCTTACAGAACTTCTCCATCTACAATGGCCCGGCCGAACAATATCCAGGATTTTTCCAGAATAATATTACTCCCCATGGACTCGCATTCGCCCCTGATATTTCCTTTGCTTCAACAGGAAGGTCAGCAAGAGGCATTTATCAACGTCCTGGAAATCATCTGCTCAACCGATATGTAAACAATTTTCTCGGGTCCGATTCAACAAACCATGTACCCCCTGATCTGCTGATAACGGTCCAAGCCACAAACCAACGTCCTCCGACAAAACTCTATCATTCTCTCCTTGCTGAAAAAACGTGGAACCCTCGCGTCCTTGACGGCAACCTTCTGATACTTTTTCTTCCCCCCGAGGATCTGCCTCATCTGCAACTTTCTCTTAAGAATTATCACGTCCAGGTATCACCTCCTGGCGCCCAGGCAATTCTCTCAAGCTACAACCGCGACATCATACGAGTGGCTATTTTGATCAAGTAA
- a CDS encoding sigma-70 family RNA polymerase sigma factor, with protein sequence MFKHDTAEIVRAFRNGNQQAFNQLVLLCQATIYNLALNYVKQEEEAKDLTQDIFVAAYKSLPQLREESKFSSWLYQIALNRCRNRYKQLYRKGFFTSLSIDDPDTFIQLQSDTSPEKELEKKRIINLVRETISDMPETEKEILILRDLQELSYEEISSTLDLPLGTVKSKLNRARTSLKNRLKNRI encoded by the coding sequence ATGTTTAAACATGATACGGCAGAGATAGTCCGGGCATTCCGAAATGGGAACCAGCAGGCATTCAACCAATTAGTCCTGCTCTGCCAGGCAACCATATACAACCTTGCGTTGAATTACGTCAAACAGGAGGAAGAGGCCAAAGATCTAACCCAGGACATCTTTGTTGCGGCCTACAAGTCTTTACCGCAGTTGCGTGAAGAATCAAAATTCTCATCCTGGCTCTATCAGATAGCCCTGAACCGATGCAGAAATCGTTACAAGCAGCTTTACCGAAAAGGCTTTTTCACTTCCTTATCAATTGATGACCCGGACACTTTTATACAACTTCAATCAGATACATCCCCGGAGAAAGAACTCGAGAAGAAACGCATTATCAACCTGGTCAGAGAAACTATTTCCGACATGCCTGAAACCGAAAAAGAAATACTCATCCTGCGAGATCTTCAAGAACTCTCCTACGAAGAGATAAGCTCAACCCTGGACTTACCCCTGGGAACCGTTAAATCAAAACTTAACCGAGCCAGGACCTCTCTTAAAAACAGACTCAAGAACAGGATTTAA
- a CDS encoding AAA family ATPase, giving the protein MKELLSITEISRATGLEESLLRFYESEYSHRLPDKILHGDSLVYSADAVQAFKQIHALHAPDKKNVPESANRYARVIAVTSGKGGVGKTNIALNLAIEFQRQGSMSLILDADMGMANIHLLAGLNPGRGLADVINSGVDIADIIAPGPEGIGIIPGGGGILSLSDSTRGERMEIMRSLERVERQADIILVDTGAGMGPSVRDFLMCADEILFVLVPEITSLADAYGLLKSLHREKMRQCKLYSVINMVQTLKQAVDIATRFSLCADEFLGRKVENVGYIMRDSAIGAATARRTPFSVFKPQARASRNIHNIAKVLLANEMPELLASSAFRRYMRAVSGEILEKKMEVNGIGSEVTSGAASKDVTAANIGRIKTGA; this is encoded by the coding sequence GTGAAAGAATTATTAAGCATAACCGAGATTTCCCGGGCAACCGGACTTGAAGAAAGTCTGTTGCGTTTTTATGAATCCGAATATTCGCACCGTCTGCCGGATAAGATTCTTCACGGCGATTCCCTGGTATATTCTGCCGATGCGGTCCAGGCCTTTAAGCAGATCCATGCGTTGCATGCCCCGGACAAGAAAAACGTGCCTGAAAGCGCCAACCGCTATGCCCGGGTCATTGCTGTCACCTCAGGCAAGGGCGGAGTGGGGAAAACCAATATCGCCCTGAACCTGGCGATAGAATTTCAGCGCCAGGGCAGTATGAGTCTGATACTGGACGCAGACATGGGCATGGCGAATATCCACCTTCTCGCCGGGCTTAACCCGGGGCGGGGCCTTGCTGATGTGATTAATTCCGGCGTTGATATTGCCGATATTATTGCTCCAGGCCCGGAAGGAATCGGCATTATTCCCGGCGGCGGCGGTATTCTGTCGCTTTCCGACAGTACTCGCGGCGAGCGCATGGAGATCATGCGCTCCCTGGAAAGAGTCGAACGGCAGGCAGATATCATCCTGGTTGACACCGGAGCCGGGATGGGGCCTTCGGTGCGTGATTTTCTGATGTGCGCCGATGAGATTCTTTTTGTCCTGGTGCCTGAAATCACATCTCTTGCCGATGCCTACGGCCTGTTGAAATCCCTGCATCGGGAGAAAATGCGGCAGTGTAAACTGTATTCAGTTATAAATATGGTACAGACCTTGAAACAGGCGGTTGATATTGCCACTAGGTTTTCATTATGCGCCGATGAATTCTTGGGAAGAAAAGTGGAAAATGTCGGCTACATCATGAGGGACTCGGCAATAGGTGCTGCAACTGCCAGAAGAACACCTTTCTCGGTTTTCAAGCCCCAGGCGCGCGCCAGTCGCAACATACATAATATTGCCAAGGTACTGTTGGCCAATGAAATGCCTGAACTTCTTGCAAGTTCCGCCTTCAGGCGATATATGCGAGCGGTGAGCGGCGAGATTCTTGAAAAAAAAATGGAAGTTAACGGCATCGGTTCCGAAGTTACCAGCGGGGCTGCATCAAAAGATGTAACGGCTGCAAACATCGGTCGGATAAAGACCGGAGCCTAA
- the thiL gene encoding thiamine-phosphate kinase codes for MGTHSSERQLIESIRKQVDCAAPTLVRGIGDDCAVFMHDSQSLSLMTVDTLIESVHFDLSWHPPDLLGRKAASVNISDIAAMGGKPRFVLLSLGLSGDQDDGWVDAFIRGFTAVLDEYGAKLIGGDTVKSPGRIMLSVTVYGEVDADKVLYRSGAKKDDSVWVSGFLGEAAAGLELCRNPRLRGGAEWQSLVSAHINPSPQIQLGGLLAASGLVSAMMDLSDGLATDLAHLCTASNVGAEIVSSRIPVSTQMARAATLLGYSPFDWALKGGEDYHLLFTAPGYADDSLSRLVKDTLGSDIFCVGRIVEEPGVRLIEEGGAVEIGYQGFDHFSR; via the coding sequence ATGGGAACTCACTCATCAGAAAGACAACTCATTGAATCGATTAGGAAACAGGTGGATTGTGCTGCTCCGACTCTGGTTCGGGGAATCGGTGATGATTGCGCGGTCTTTATGCATGATAGTCAGTCGCTTTCATTAATGACCGTGGATACCTTGATCGAGTCGGTTCATTTTGACTTGAGCTGGCATCCGCCGGATCTTTTAGGGCGGAAAGCCGCTTCGGTTAACATTAGTGATATCGCCGCCATGGGGGGAAAGCCGCGGTTTGTGCTTTTATCCCTGGGGCTATCTGGAGATCAGGATGACGGATGGGTGGACGCATTCATCAGAGGGTTTACCGCGGTTCTTGATGAGTATGGCGCAAAGCTCATCGGCGGAGATACAGTGAAAAGTCCGGGGCGGATCATGCTTTCGGTAACGGTTTACGGAGAAGTGGACGCTGATAAGGTTTTGTATCGTTCGGGCGCAAAAAAAGATGACTCGGTATGGGTGAGCGGTTTTCTGGGTGAGGCAGCCGCTGGTCTTGAATTGTGCAGGAATCCCCGATTGCGCGGTGGGGCGGAATGGCAGTCGCTGGTTTCAGCCCATATTAATCCCAGCCCGCAGATCCAGTTGGGCGGCCTTCTGGCAGCAAGCGGGCTTGTCAGTGCGATGATGGATTTGTCCGATGGGCTTGCCACCGATCTTGCACATCTATGTACTGCAAGCAATGTTGGCGCCGAAATCGTTTCAAGCCGGATTCCCGTTTCAACACAAATGGCCAGAGCCGCAACTTTGCTGGGGTATTCCCCCTTTGATTGGGCATTAAAAGGCGGGGAAGACTATCATTTACTTTTTACAGCTCCCGGATATGCTGATGATTCATTGTCCCGACTCGTCAAAGATACACTTGGTTCGGATATTTTCTGCGTCGGCAGGATAGTTGAAGAACCTGGCGTGCGACTCATCGAGGAAGGCGGGGCGGTTGAAATCGGCTATCAGGGATTTGACCATTTCAGCCGGTGA